Proteins from a genomic interval of Gossypium hirsutum isolate 1008001.06 chromosome A09, Gossypium_hirsutum_v2.1, whole genome shotgun sequence:
- the LOC107888447 gene encoding chalcone synthase yields the protein MCDKSMIKKRHMYLTEEILKENPNMCPYMASSLDARQDIVVVEVPKLGKEAATKAIKEWGHPKSKITHLVCCTTSGVDMPGADYQLIRLLGLRPSVKRIMMYQQGCFAGGTVLRLAKDLAKNNKDARVLVVCSEITAVTFRGPSDTHLDSLVGQAFFADGAAAVIIGAEPDSKTERPLFQLVSAAQTILPDSDGAIDGHLREVGLTFHLLKDVPGLISKNIEKSLVEAFSPIGIWDWNSIFWIAHPGGPAILDQIEAKLGLKEDKLRATRHVLSEFGNMSSACVLFIMDEMRKKSLDQGMPTTGEGYEWGVLFGLGPGLTVETVVLHSIHTQAN from the exons ATGT GCGACAAGTCAATGATCAAGAAACGTCACATGTACCTGACTGAGGAAATCTTGAAGGAAAATCCAAACATGTGCCCCTACATGGCTTCATCTCTGGACGCGCGCCAAGACATAGTGGTGGTGGAGGTGCCAAAGCTGGGAAAAGAAGCCGCAACAAAGGCCATCAAAGAATGGGGACACCCTAAATCTAAGATCACCCACCTTGTTTGCTGCACTACTTCTGGTGTAGACATGCCTGGTGCGGACTACCAACTTATCAGGCTCCTAGGACTGAGACCCTCTGTGAAGAGGATCATGATGTATCAGCAAGGCTGCTTTGCTGGTGGAACCGTGCTTCGTCTCGCCAAGGATTTGGCTAAAAATAACAAGGACGCTCGGGTTCTGGTGGTGTGCTCCGAGATCACGGCTGTCACTTTTCGTGGACCCTCTGATACGCACTTGGATTCTCTAGTGGGCCAAGCATTTTTTGCTGATGGCGCTGCAGCTGTCATAATAGGTGCTGAACCTGATTCCAAAACTGAACGCCCACTATTCCAGCTTGTATCAGCTGCTCAGACAATCTTGCCAGATTCAGATGGGGCCATTGACGGACACTTGCGTGAAGTCGGCCTCACTTTTCATTTGTTGAAAGACGTACCTGGATTGATCTCAAAGAACATAGAAAAAAGCTTGGTTGAAGCATTCTCACCAATTGGCATCTGGGACTGGAACTCCATCTTCTGGATCGCTCACCCTGGTGGCCCTGCAATACTTGACCAAATCGAAGCCAAACTAGGTCTCAAAGAAGACAAACTCAGGGCTACCCGTCATGTGCTGAGCGAGTTTGGCAACATGTCAAGTGCATGTGTGTTATTTATCATGGACGAGATGAGAAAGAAATCCCTTGACCAAGGAATGCCGACCACCGGTGAAGGGTATGAGTGGGGTGTCCTTTTCGGATTGGGGCCAGGTCTCACTGTGGAAACTGTTGTGCTACACAGTATACATACACAGGCAAACTGA
- the LOC107888446 gene encoding alpha-mannosidase At3g26720 isoform X2, whose amino-acid sequence MPMAMMPMAIILLFAILLARGVSSAESSYIEYNTTQRIVPGKINVHLVPHSHDDVGWLKTVDQYYFGGNNSIRGACVQNVLDSVISALFDDKNRKFIYVEMAFFQRWWRQQSNAKKIKVKELVNSGQLEFINGGMCMHDEATPHYIDLIDQTTLGHKYIKDEFNQIPRVGWQIDPFGHSAVQAYLLGAELGFDSLFFARIDYQDRAKRLKEKTLEVVWQGSKSLGSSSQIFTGIFPRHYDPPDGFTFEINDVSPPIQDDVLLFDYNVQERVNDFIAAALAQANVTRTNHIMWAMGTDFRYQYANSWFRQMDKFIHYVNQDGRINALYSTPSIYTDAKYTENVQWPLKTDDFFPYADKPNAYWTGYFTSRPAFKGYVRVLSAYYLAARQLEFFKGRSASGPNTDALADALAIAQHHDAVSGTERQHVAADYALRLSIGYKEAEKVVASSLAFLADSRSSTEQKNSVTSFQQCPLLNISFCPPSEAALSSGKSLVIIIYNSLGWKREETIRIPVSSESIVVKDSEGREIESQLIPLSNSTLRIRSQYIKAYLGKKPRETAKYWVAFSVSVPSLGFSTYIVATTKETEGRSPTISTMHTYEASENNTIEVGQGSLKLLYSADKGKLTRYVNTRNSVTAFAEQSYGYYSGNDGTDKDPQASGAYVFRPNGTFSIKSENQIPLTVVRGPLLDEVHQQLNSWISQVTRVYKGKEHAEVEFSIGPIPVNDGIGKEIITQITTTMRTNKTFYTDSNGRDFIKRIRDFRKDWDLQVNQPIAGNYYPVNLGIYVQDDSTELSVLVDRSVGASSLADGQIELMLHRRLIHDDIRGVGEVLNETVCVSEGCDGLTILGKFYLRIDHIGEGAKWRRTVGQEIYSPLLLAFSEQDGNDWMSSHIPTFSGIDPSYSLPDNIAIITLQELENGKVLLRLAHLFETGEEKEYSVMASVELKKLFPNKKIKKVTEMSLSANQERGEMEKRRLAWKVEGGGGGSKLVRGGAVDPAKLLVELAPMEIRTFLIDVDYIQLVGG is encoded by the exons ATGCCTATGGCGATGATGCCGATGGCGATCATCCTGTTGTTTGCCATCCTTTTGGCTAGAGGTGTTAGTAGTGCAGAATCCAGTTATATAGAATACAACACCACACAGAGAATTGTTCCTGGTAAAATCAATGTCCACTTGGTGCCCCATTCTCATGATGATGTTGGTTGGCTCAAGACTGTTGATCAGTATTACTTTGGGGGCAACAACTCTATTCGG GGAGCTTGTGTTCAGAACGTCTTGGATTCCGTCATTTCAGCTTTATTTGatgataaaaatagaaaatttatctATGTCGAGATG GCTTTCTTTCAAAGGTGGTGGAGACAGCAGAGTAATGCTAAGAAGATTAAAGTGAAGGAGCTAGTCAACTCCGGTCAACTAGAGTTCAt AAATGGAGGTATGTGTATGCATGATGAGGCAACCCCACATTACATTGACTTGATTGATCAGACAACCTTAGGACATAAGTACATCAAAGATGAGTTCAATCAGATTCCTAGAGTTGGTTGGCAGATCGATCCTTTTGGGCATTCTGCTGTGCAAGCTTATTTGCTTGGTGCAGAG TTAGGATTTGACTCTCTATTTTTTGCTCGAATTGATTATCAAGATAGAGCTAAGCGCTTAAAGGAAAAGACTCTTGAGGTAGTATGGCAGGGTTCTAAGTCCCTTGGTTCATCTTCACAG ATATTCACTGGCATATTCCCCCGGCATTATGATCCTCCTGATGGTTTCACATTTGAGATAAATGATGTGTCTCCTCCCATTCAG GACGATGTTCTCCTGTTTGACTATAATGTTCAAGAGCGGGTCAATGACTTCATAGCTGCTGCACTGGCACAG GCAAATGTAACGAGAACAAATCATATCATGTGGGCCATGGGGACTGATTTCCGTTACCAATATGCAAATTCATGGTTCAGACAAATGGACAAGTTCATTCATTATGTCAACCAG GATGGGCGCATCAATGCCTTATACTCCACTCCTTCCATCTATACCGATGCAAAATACACAGAAAATGTGCAGTGGCCACTCAAGACTGATGATTTCTTCCC gtATGCAGATAAGCCAAACGCATATTGGACAGGTTACTTCACAAGCCGGCCAGCCTTTAAAGGTTATGTCAGAGTGCTGAGTGCTTACTATCTG GCTGCCAGGCAGTTGGAATTCTTTAAAGGTAGGAGTGCTTCAGGACCAAACACGGATGCATTAGCTGATGCTTTGGCAATTGCTCAACATCATGATGCAGTTAGTGGCACAGAAAGACAGCATGTAGCTGCTGACTATGCGTTACGGTTGTCAATAGGATACAAGGAG GCTGAGAAGGTGGTTGCCTCTTCGCTTGCCTTCTTGGCAGATTCAAGGTCAAGTACTGAACAAAAGAACAGTGTTACAAGCTTTCAGCAG TGTCCTTTACTTAATATAAGTTTTTGTCCTCCATCGGAAGCTGCCTTGTCCAGTGGGAAAAGCTTG GTTATCATTATCTACAATTCTCTAGGATGGAAGAGAGAGGAAACTATAAGAATTCCT GTCTCCTCCGAAAGTATTGTTGTCAAGGATTCTGAAGGGAGAGAAATCGAATCACAACTTATCCCTCTTTCAAATTCCACTTTACGCATAAGAAGTCAATACATCAAAGCATATTTGGGGAAAAAACCAAGAGAAACAGCTAAATATTGGGTTGCTTTTTCAGTTTCAGTGCCTTCTCTAGGTTTCAGCACTTATATTGTAGCAACTACTAAAGAGACAG AAGGCCGTAGCCCTACCATCTCAACCATGCATACCTATGAAGCAAGTGAAAACAATACCATTGAAGTTGGCCAAGGAAGTTTAAAGCTTCTTTACTCAGCAGATAAAGGAAAACTTACTCGTTATGTTAATACCAGAAATTCG GTTACGGCCTTTGCTGAGCAATCCTATGGTTATTACTCGGGAAATGATGGAACTGATAAAGATCCTCAG GCTTCTGGGGCATATGTTTTTCGTCCAAATGGTACATTCTCCATAAAATCTGAAAACCAG ATTCCTTTAACGGTTGTGCGGGGTCCCTTGTTGGATGAAGTACATCAACAGCTGAATTCATGGATATCACAG GTTACCAGGGTATACAAGGGAAAAGAGCATGCTGAGGTCGAGTTCAGT ATTGGACCTATTCCTGTGAATGATGGGATAGGTAAAGAAATCATCACTCAAATTACAACAACTATGAGGACCAACAAAACGTTCTATACAGATTCTAATGGACGTGACTTCATTAAACGG ATTCGAGATTTTAGGAAAGACTGGGACCTTCAAGTTAACCAACCAATTGCTGGAAATTACTACCCG GTTAACCTTGGAATCTATGTCCAAGATGATAGCACAGAGCTCTCAGTGTTGGTGGATCGTTCAGTGGGGGCATCCAGCTTAGCTGATGGCCAAATTGAGCTGATGCTTCACAG GAGGTTGATTCACGATGATATCAGAGGTGTTGGTGAAGTATTAAATGAAACAGTTTGTGTCTCTGAAGGATGTGATGGTTTAACT ATCCTTGGGAAATTTTATCTCCGAATTGATCATATAGGAGAAGGGGCAAAGTGGCGTCGCACGGTTGGCCAAGAGATATATTCCCCACTTCTTTTAGCCTTCTCTGAACAG GATGGCAATGATTGGATGAGCTCTCACATTCCAACATTTTCAGGCATTGATCCCTCCTATTCATTACCAGATAACATTGCCATAATAACTCTCCAG GAGCTGGAAAATGGAAAAGTGCTGCTGCGGTTGGCTCATCTGTTTGAG ACCGGGGAGGAAAAGGAGTATTCAGTGATGGCAAGTGTAGAACTGAAAAAGCTGTTTCCAAACAAGAAG ATAAAGAAAGTAACAGAGATGAGTTTGTCTGCAAATCAAGAAAGAGgtgaaatggaaaagagaaggttAGCTTGGAAAGTAGAAGGCGGGGGCGGAGGATCAAAGTTGGTAAGGGGAGGAGCAGTTGATCCTGCTAAGCTGCTCGTTGAACTTGCTCCAATGGAGATCCGAACTTTCCTGATTGATGTAGATTACATCCAACTGGTGGGTGGTTGA
- the LOC107888446 gene encoding alpha-mannosidase At3g26720 isoform X1 produces the protein MPMAMMPMAIILLFAILLARGVSSAESSYIEYNTTQRIVPGKINVHLVPHSHDDVGWLKTVDQYYFGGNNSIRGACVQNVLDSVISALFDDKNRKFIYVEMAFFQRWWRQQSNAKKIKVKELVNSGQLEFINGGMCMHDEATPHYIDLIDQTTLGHKYIKDEFNQIPRVGWQIDPFGHSAVQAYLLGAELGFDSLFFARIDYQDRAKRLKEKTLEVVWQGSKSLGSSSQIFTGIFPRHYDPPDGFTFEINDVSPPIQDDVLLFDYNVQERVNDFIAAALAQANVTRTNHIMWAMGTDFRYQYANSWFRQMDKFIHYVNQDGRINALYSTPSIYTDAKYTENVQWPLKTDDFFPYADKPNAYWTGYFTSRPAFKGYVRVLSAYYLLSFHYQQAARQLEFFKGRSASGPNTDALADALAIAQHHDAVSGTERQHVAADYALRLSIGYKEAEKVVASSLAFLADSRSSTEQKNSVTSFQQCPLLNISFCPPSEAALSSGKSLVIIIYNSLGWKREETIRIPVSSESIVVKDSEGREIESQLIPLSNSTLRIRSQYIKAYLGKKPRETAKYWVAFSVSVPSLGFSTYIVATTKETEGRSPTISTMHTYEASENNTIEVGQGSLKLLYSADKGKLTRYVNTRNSVTAFAEQSYGYYSGNDGTDKDPQASGAYVFRPNGTFSIKSENQIPLTVVRGPLLDEVHQQLNSWISQVTRVYKGKEHAEVEFSIGPIPVNDGIGKEIITQITTTMRTNKTFYTDSNGRDFIKRIRDFRKDWDLQVNQPIAGNYYPVNLGIYVQDDSTELSVLVDRSVGASSLADGQIELMLHRRLIHDDIRGVGEVLNETVCVSEGCDGLTILGKFYLRIDHIGEGAKWRRTVGQEIYSPLLLAFSEQDGNDWMSSHIPTFSGIDPSYSLPDNIAIITLQELENGKVLLRLAHLFETGEEKEYSVMASVELKKLFPNKKIKKVTEMSLSANQERGEMEKRRLAWKVEGGGGGSKLVRGGAVDPAKLLVELAPMEIRTFLIDVDYIQLVGG, from the exons ATGCCTATGGCGATGATGCCGATGGCGATCATCCTGTTGTTTGCCATCCTTTTGGCTAGAGGTGTTAGTAGTGCAGAATCCAGTTATATAGAATACAACACCACACAGAGAATTGTTCCTGGTAAAATCAATGTCCACTTGGTGCCCCATTCTCATGATGATGTTGGTTGGCTCAAGACTGTTGATCAGTATTACTTTGGGGGCAACAACTCTATTCGG GGAGCTTGTGTTCAGAACGTCTTGGATTCCGTCATTTCAGCTTTATTTGatgataaaaatagaaaatttatctATGTCGAGATG GCTTTCTTTCAAAGGTGGTGGAGACAGCAGAGTAATGCTAAGAAGATTAAAGTGAAGGAGCTAGTCAACTCCGGTCAACTAGAGTTCAt AAATGGAGGTATGTGTATGCATGATGAGGCAACCCCACATTACATTGACTTGATTGATCAGACAACCTTAGGACATAAGTACATCAAAGATGAGTTCAATCAGATTCCTAGAGTTGGTTGGCAGATCGATCCTTTTGGGCATTCTGCTGTGCAAGCTTATTTGCTTGGTGCAGAG TTAGGATTTGACTCTCTATTTTTTGCTCGAATTGATTATCAAGATAGAGCTAAGCGCTTAAAGGAAAAGACTCTTGAGGTAGTATGGCAGGGTTCTAAGTCCCTTGGTTCATCTTCACAG ATATTCACTGGCATATTCCCCCGGCATTATGATCCTCCTGATGGTTTCACATTTGAGATAAATGATGTGTCTCCTCCCATTCAG GACGATGTTCTCCTGTTTGACTATAATGTTCAAGAGCGGGTCAATGACTTCATAGCTGCTGCACTGGCACAG GCAAATGTAACGAGAACAAATCATATCATGTGGGCCATGGGGACTGATTTCCGTTACCAATATGCAAATTCATGGTTCAGACAAATGGACAAGTTCATTCATTATGTCAACCAG GATGGGCGCATCAATGCCTTATACTCCACTCCTTCCATCTATACCGATGCAAAATACACAGAAAATGTGCAGTGGCCACTCAAGACTGATGATTTCTTCCC gtATGCAGATAAGCCAAACGCATATTGGACAGGTTACTTCACAAGCCGGCCAGCCTTTAAAGGTTATGTCAGAGTGCTGAGTGCTTACTATCTG ctttCTTTTCATTATCAACAGGCTGCCAGGCAGTTGGAATTCTTTAAAGGTAGGAGTGCTTCAGGACCAAACACGGATGCATTAGCTGATGCTTTGGCAATTGCTCAACATCATGATGCAGTTAGTGGCACAGAAAGACAGCATGTAGCTGCTGACTATGCGTTACGGTTGTCAATAGGATACAAGGAG GCTGAGAAGGTGGTTGCCTCTTCGCTTGCCTTCTTGGCAGATTCAAGGTCAAGTACTGAACAAAAGAACAGTGTTACAAGCTTTCAGCAG TGTCCTTTACTTAATATAAGTTTTTGTCCTCCATCGGAAGCTGCCTTGTCCAGTGGGAAAAGCTTG GTTATCATTATCTACAATTCTCTAGGATGGAAGAGAGAGGAAACTATAAGAATTCCT GTCTCCTCCGAAAGTATTGTTGTCAAGGATTCTGAAGGGAGAGAAATCGAATCACAACTTATCCCTCTTTCAAATTCCACTTTACGCATAAGAAGTCAATACATCAAAGCATATTTGGGGAAAAAACCAAGAGAAACAGCTAAATATTGGGTTGCTTTTTCAGTTTCAGTGCCTTCTCTAGGTTTCAGCACTTATATTGTAGCAACTACTAAAGAGACAG AAGGCCGTAGCCCTACCATCTCAACCATGCATACCTATGAAGCAAGTGAAAACAATACCATTGAAGTTGGCCAAGGAAGTTTAAAGCTTCTTTACTCAGCAGATAAAGGAAAACTTACTCGTTATGTTAATACCAGAAATTCG GTTACGGCCTTTGCTGAGCAATCCTATGGTTATTACTCGGGAAATGATGGAACTGATAAAGATCCTCAG GCTTCTGGGGCATATGTTTTTCGTCCAAATGGTACATTCTCCATAAAATCTGAAAACCAG ATTCCTTTAACGGTTGTGCGGGGTCCCTTGTTGGATGAAGTACATCAACAGCTGAATTCATGGATATCACAG GTTACCAGGGTATACAAGGGAAAAGAGCATGCTGAGGTCGAGTTCAGT ATTGGACCTATTCCTGTGAATGATGGGATAGGTAAAGAAATCATCACTCAAATTACAACAACTATGAGGACCAACAAAACGTTCTATACAGATTCTAATGGACGTGACTTCATTAAACGG ATTCGAGATTTTAGGAAAGACTGGGACCTTCAAGTTAACCAACCAATTGCTGGAAATTACTACCCG GTTAACCTTGGAATCTATGTCCAAGATGATAGCACAGAGCTCTCAGTGTTGGTGGATCGTTCAGTGGGGGCATCCAGCTTAGCTGATGGCCAAATTGAGCTGATGCTTCACAG GAGGTTGATTCACGATGATATCAGAGGTGTTGGTGAAGTATTAAATGAAACAGTTTGTGTCTCTGAAGGATGTGATGGTTTAACT ATCCTTGGGAAATTTTATCTCCGAATTGATCATATAGGAGAAGGGGCAAAGTGGCGTCGCACGGTTGGCCAAGAGATATATTCCCCACTTCTTTTAGCCTTCTCTGAACAG GATGGCAATGATTGGATGAGCTCTCACATTCCAACATTTTCAGGCATTGATCCCTCCTATTCATTACCAGATAACATTGCCATAATAACTCTCCAG GAGCTGGAAAATGGAAAAGTGCTGCTGCGGTTGGCTCATCTGTTTGAG ACCGGGGAGGAAAAGGAGTATTCAGTGATGGCAAGTGTAGAACTGAAAAAGCTGTTTCCAAACAAGAAG ATAAAGAAAGTAACAGAGATGAGTTTGTCTGCAAATCAAGAAAGAGgtgaaatggaaaagagaaggttAGCTTGGAAAGTAGAAGGCGGGGGCGGAGGATCAAAGTTGGTAAGGGGAGGAGCAGTTGATCCTGCTAAGCTGCTCGTTGAACTTGCTCCAATGGAGATCCGAACTTTCCTGATTGATGTAGATTACATCCAACTGGTGGGTGGTTGA